In Flavobacteriales bacterium, one DNA window encodes the following:
- a CDS encoding HTTM domain-containing protein, whose translation MSLTLQRYQIKDPVHIAPLAIFRVIFGAVMTIATVRFILKGWVYEQYIKPGFYFPYFGFEWVKPLDATGMYAVFTIMAISYLMVMIGWRYRFAVIVSFITFTYVELIDKTNYLNHYYFISIINFLLIFLPANRYFSVDVRLNPALLLERVPTWMVDVIRWQLAIVYIYAGIAKLNSDWLFNAMPLKIWLPAHSHLPLIGSFLTQEWTAYVFSWFGAAYDLFIVFFLWNARTRPAAYMFVIIFHALTAWLFPIGMFPYVMIFSTLIFFPEDFHLRLIRLWRRFIPVKNISPASGASLGISRNHRWIMALMVIHFTIQVLLPWRFLLYPGNLFWTEQGYRFSWRVMLMEKAGTAFFYVRDGASGRESEVNNNDYLTRNQEKMMATQPDMILQFAHHIHNVYREKGMADPHVRVESYATLNGSGSRTFIDHSVNLAAESESFRPKHWILPYTPMP comes from the coding sequence ATGTCACTCACCCTCCAGAGATATCAGATAAAAGATCCGGTGCACATTGCTCCGCTGGCCATCTTCCGGGTGATCTTCGGCGCGGTCATGACCATCGCTACCGTGCGTTTTATACTCAAAGGGTGGGTCTACGAACAATACATCAAACCCGGATTTTATTTCCCGTATTTCGGTTTTGAATGGGTAAAGCCTTTGGATGCGACCGGCATGTATGCGGTGTTTACAATCATGGCAATCAGTTACCTGATGGTGATGATAGGCTGGCGTTATCGTTTTGCCGTAATCGTTTCCTTTATCACGTTCACCTATGTGGAGTTGATAGATAAGACAAATTACCTCAACCACTATTACTTCATAAGCATCATCAATTTCCTGCTCATCTTCCTGCCTGCCAACAGGTATTTCTCCGTTGATGTACGTTTGAATCCGGCCCTTCTCCTGGAGCGTGTTCCAACATGGATGGTGGATGTGATCCGGTGGCAACTGGCCATCGTATATATTTATGCAGGCATTGCCAAGCTGAACAGCGACTGGCTATTCAATGCCATGCCCCTTAAGATCTGGCTGCCCGCTCATAGCCATCTGCCTTTGATAGGATCTTTCCTTACGCAGGAATGGACCGCTTATGTATTCAGCTGGTTCGGGGCTGCATACGACCTGTTCATCGTCTTCTTCCTATGGAATGCCCGCACACGACCCGCTGCCTATATGTTTGTCATCATCTTCCATGCATTAACCGCATGGCTTTTTCCCATAGGCATGTTCCCCTATGTCATGATCTTCTCGACGTTGATCTTCTTCCCGGAAGATTTTCATCTCAGGCTTATCCGTCTGTGGAGACGTTTTATTCCGGTAAAAAACATATCACCGGCATCCGGAGCATCCTTGGGTATCAGCCGTAACCATCGCTGGATCATGGCCCTGATGGTGATCCATTTCACCATCCAGGTGCTTCTCCCCTGGCGTTTCTTATTATATCCAGGAAATTTGTTCTGGACGGAACAGGGTTACCGCTTTTCCTGGCGGGTGATGTTGATGGAAAAGGCTGGTACCGCCTTTTTTTATGTCAGGGATGGAGCATCAGGTCGTGAGAGTGAGGTGAATAACAACGACTATCTCACCCGTAACCAGGAGAAAATGATGGCCACACAGCCGGATATGATTCTCCAGTTCGCCCATCACATTCATAACGTTTATCGCGAAAAAGGCATGGCTGATCCTCACGTGCGGGTGGAAAGCTATGCCACACTGAACGGCAGTGGAAGCCGGACCTTTATTGACCACTCGGTAAACCTCGCCGCCGAAAGCGAATCCTTCCGACCCAAACATTGGATCCTGCCTTATACCCCGATGCCATGA